One Lycium barbarum isolate Lr01 chromosome 5, ASM1917538v2, whole genome shotgun sequence genomic window carries:
- the LOC132640032 gene encoding protein MAIN-LIKE 2: MVDYYASNPGPIEDAVLYDQDKHVSSAIWEGQERGALRCHEHTSKLDQWMLTEKQVGLVKKAGFGYLRMIPAISLDNPLISALVERWRRETNTFHFTVGEMTVTLEDVAYLLGLPVDGEAVIGVTYTSCEAVCIRLLGQAPDSGYTSGGMVKLSWLKETFSHCPEDASMEDIERYTRAYLLYLVGSTIFSTTTGNKVPVMYLPLFEDFDEAGKYAWGAAALSFLYRALGNASLRSQSTISGCLTLLQCWSYYHLNVGRPKLNHDPIHECFPFVLRWKGKQSSPTSNRDVAFYRKSLDSMKPSDVDWCPYSNISHTVIPDHVLRSLILGRSKTMLICYDKAERHLPDRCLRQFGMHQTIPEEVQKWERKSRGVDGGVDLSAKMESELNEWSNRHLYIVEAEEDVEESEYMQWYLGITRKLVGRPVPISSEFQRMNAALREIAHIVDTVSTHGMDDQQLQSVTRIRYITYECLRDQIASTVVASNSQSETGKRARGKERVRRKGMGGKRKRKEEVEQYYAAGIPMQSRIPSATFDVDPAHLYHVGSEVDNSHLCITVSEDDHGRISHVGQSVDDIDFCEDAKEIDESHFHHIAGEEDGQLTSEVAEDKPHASINIVPQVSHETREDVAQQNDYGVLV, encoded by the exons AAACATGTATCATCTGCTATTTGGGAGGGGCAG GAGCGTGGTGCTCTTAGGTGTCATGAACACACATCAAAGCTCGATCAGTGGATGCTCACAGAGAAACAGGTTGGGTTGGTTAAAAAGGCTGGATTTGGCTATTTGAGAATGATACCGGCAATCAGTTTGGATAACCCACTCATATCTGCCCTAGTTGAGAGATGGAGGAGAGAAACAAACACGTTCCATTTCACCGTGGGGGAAATGACTGTGACCCTGGAGGATGTCGCCTACTTGCTTGGGCTACCAGTTGATGGTGAAGCTGTTATAGGTGTGACATATACTTCATGTGAAGCAGTCTGTATCAGATTGTTGGGGCAAGCACCCGACTCTGGATATACGAGTGGTGGGATGGTGAAGCTTAGTTGGTTGAAAGAGACCTTTTCCCACTGTCCGGAGGATGCTTCCATGGAGGATATTGAGCGTTATACACGTGCTTATCTTCTATACCTGGTCGGTAGCACCATTTTTTCAACTACCACTGGCAATAAAGTACCTGTCATGTACCTTCCACTGTTTGAAGATTTTGATGAAGCTGGCAAGTATGCTTGGGGTGCTGCAGCCTTATCCTTCTTGTACAGAGCGCTTGGCAATGCTTCCCTCAGGTCCCAAAGCACAATTAGTGGCTGTTTGACACTGTTACAG TGCTGGAGTTACTACCACCTCAATGTAGGTCGGCCAAAGCTTAATCACGATCCAATCCATGAGTGTTTCCCATTTGTTCTTAGGTGGAAAGGTAAACAAAGCAGTCCAACGTCAAACCGTGATGTGGCATTCTACCGAAAATCATTGGACTCTATGAAGCCATCTGAT GTCGACTGGTGTCCTTACTCAAACATTAGTCATACTGTCATACCAGACCATGTATTGCGCAGCCTCATTCTGGGGAGATCAAAGACCATGTTGATATGTTATGACAAGGCAGAAAGACACCTCCCAGATCGTTGCCTAAGGCAGTTTGGCATGCATCAAACAATCCCCGAAGAAGTACAGAAGTGGGAGAGGAAGAGTCGGGGAGTTGATGGTGGTGTAGATCTATCAGCAAAAATGGAATCAGAGCTTAATGAATGGTCAAATCGTCATCTCTACATTGTGGAGGCAGAGGAAGATGTGGAGGAAAGTGAATACATGCAGTGGTACTTGGGAATTACAAGGAAGTTGGTGGGGAGGCCTGTTCCTATCTCGTCTGAGTTTCAAAGAATG AATGCCGCACTGAGGGAGATTGCCCACATAGTGGACACCGTTTCAACTCATGGGATGGATGATCAACAGTTGCAATCTGTCACAAGAATCCGATATATTACTTATGAATGCCTGAGGGATCAGATTGCAAGTACAGTAGTTGCATCGAACTCACAAAGTGAAACTGGAAAGAGAGCACGTGGAAAGGAGAGAGTAAGAAGAAAGGGGATGGGTGGAAAACGTAAGCGTAAAGAAGAGGTAGAGCAATATTATGCAGCAGGGATACCCATGCAATCTCGGATACCTTCTGCAACTTTTGATGTAGATCCTGCTCACCTATATCACGTGGGGAGTGAGGTGGATAATTCTCATTTATGCATTACAGTAAGTGAAGATGATCATGGTCGGATATCTCATGTAGGTCAAAGTGTCGATGATATTGATTTCTGCGAAGATGCTAAGGAAATTGACGAATCACACTTCCATCATATAGCTGGAGAAGAAGATGGACAGCTCACCAGTGAAGTAGCAGAAGATAAACCTCATGCTTCAATTAATATTGTTCCTCAGGTCTCCCATGAAACTAGAGAGGATGTTGCACAGCAGAACGATTACGGAGTTCTTGTTTAG
- the LOC132640034 gene encoding caffeoylshikimate esterase-like gives MKHPVCEANESSPFGSLSQSEFYSHHSVTRNSEFITNPRGLKLFTQWWSPLPPVKITGVVCVVHGFTGESSWFVQLTAVHIAKHGFVVCAIDHQGHGYSDGLIAHIPDLNVVVDDCISFFDSFRDHHAPPSLPSFLYAESLGGAIALLITLREGDSAPHRPFDGVVLNGAMCGISNKFKPPWPLEYLLDIAAVLIPTWPVVPTRGSLPMVAFKEEWKRKLAVASPKRPVMKPRAATARELMRVCRELQGRFEEVKVPFLIVHGSDDIICDPACAEELYRRSTSKDKTLKIYPGMWHQLVGEPEENVEKVFGDVVEWLKTRAEGKTDQKTTVDGGA, from the exons ATGAAGCATCCAGTTTGTGAAGCAAACGAGTCAAGTCCATTTGGCTCACTGAGTCAATCCGAGTTTTACTCGCATCACTCAGTAACTCGTAACTCCGAGTTCATTACAAATCCACGTGGCTTAAAACTATTCACTCAATGGTGGTCCCCACTTCCACCTGTAAAAATTACTGGTGTAGTTTGCGTAGTGCACGGATTCACTGGAGAATCGAGTTGGTTCGTTCAACTTACAGCAGTTCATATAGCGAAACATGGATTTGTTGTATGTGCTATTGATCATCAAGGACATGGTTATTCTGATGGGTTAATTGCTCATATACCTGatttgaatgttgttgttgatgattgtattAGCTTCTTTGATTCCTTCAG GGATCACCACGCTCCGCCATCGTTGCCGTCGTTTCTCTACGCGGAGTCGCTTGGCGGTGCTATCGCGCTACTTATAACTCTCCGGGAGGGCGATTCTGCTCCACACAGGCCGTTTGACGGTGTTGTTTTAAATGGAGCTATGTGTGGGATCAGCAATAAGTTTAAACCGCCGTGGCCTTTGGAATATCTACTTGATATTGCTGCAGTTTTGATTCCGACTTGGCCTGTGGTTCCCACTCGCGGCTCGTTGCCTATGGTTGCATTCAAG GAGGAGTGGAAGAGGAAGTTGGCAGTAGCAAGTCCAAAGAGGCCAGTTATGAAACCACGCGCAGCGACGGCGCGTGAGTTGATGAGAGTATGCAGGGAGTTACAGGGGAGATTTGAAGAGGTGAAAGTGCCATTTCTGATAGTACACGGCAGTGATGATATCATCTGCGATCCTGCGTGCGCAGAGGAGCTATATCGTCGATCGACGAGTAAGGATAAGACGTTGAAAATATATCCCGGGATGTGGCACCAGCTCGTTGGTGAACCGGAGGAGAATGTGGAGAAAGTGTTTGGAGATGTCGTCGAGTGGCTTAAAACGAGAGCTGAGGGTAAAACCGATCAGAAGACCACCGTGGATGGAGGCGCGTGA